Below is a genomic region from Papio anubis isolate 15944 chromosome 14, Panubis1.0, whole genome shotgun sequence.
GGTCAGTCTATGCTGTCTTGTTATGGCAGATTGAGCAGATTCAGACAAAAATCGtcaagaaaaaatgaacagagcctcaggaACTTGTGAGACGACAACCAAAGAGCTCCTATTTCTTTCATTAGAGTCCCAGGACAAAAGGAGTAGAAGGTGGGggctaaaatgtatttaaagagaTGAGGGCTGAAAATCTACCAAATTTGGCAACAGACATAAATCTACACATTGAAGAAGCTGAGCAAACCCAATAGGGTAAACTAAAAGAAATTCACACCAAGATACATCATAGTACAGcttcctaaaattaaaaactctgcACTCAAAATAATGTGTCCAATAATCTTCAAagtttcaatgaaaaaaaaaatataaaaagacgCCACCTGCCTCTACCCAAGAGTAAAATGGTAAAAGGTATTTCAAAGTCTTTTCAAGCTTTTCATAATCTAATATGCAGTGTCAGTGCAAATCTACAACTAAACTTTACTATAAGCTATAAAAAATCTAAGGTACAAACTAGATACAACTGAGGTAAATCTTTATAAATCAGCACATTCTCAGGTAACTCAGATACCTTAAAACAGTTTGAACACATCAAAGGTCTCTTCTGTACTCAATTTTCTAAGCTGTGGCTCCTGACCCTTGGAAATTAACATGATTTAGTAGGCGATGTCTCAGTAAGCAAGGTCTGAAAGACAAAAAGTGCAGAAGCAAACACCCTGCATTACCCTGCAGCCAACAGTCCTTAGCTGCAGCCTAAAGCTACCCTCACAAAAACTTTTCAACTGGACAACTATTAAGTCTAATATTTTTCACGGTTGTGAATATTCAGTTGAGTAGTTAACATAATCAACATTTTTTGGGTTCATTCCCCGAGctctttttttctatcctttcccTCTACTTCCTTTGGCTCTTTAAACTTAAGAATGAAGGACAACTTCCCTTCCAACACCACTCCTGACTCTGGACAAACTCATTGTGAATTCTCAATCTCTTATTTCTACCCACGCAACTTCCCTAAAAGTATAACTTATCTCTTTAAAACTTATATTCTTAGTATTATGAAAATATCTAGCACAGTCAAGATGTCCCCTTTCCACCACAGCATACCCCATTTCTCTCCCAAGGATATGGGAATTTACATACACATTAGGGTGTTACAAATAATTTCCCTCTTTCCTGAGGAAAATTCAGCGTCCTCTGCCAGAAcacttttaaaaaggtaaaactatacTTTCAGTCTAATCATGCTACAACCCATATCAGCAGTGACTTCTCAATAACTTTTTTGCAACACCATCTTAAATCTCTTTGTAGACCCCCATGGCAAGCATGGTAAATGCTCAACAAGTACGCTCTGAATGTACCACATGTACATGGTCTTtatccagtatgaattctcttgtGTTGGCCAAAGGTTAAATGCTCACTAAAAGCTTGGACATATTTCTTGGTTTTCACTCCAGCATGAGTCTTCTGATGTTGAGAGAGGGATGAGCTCTGgctgaaggcttttccacattccttACACTTGTAgggcttttctccagtgtgagtttTCTGATGCTTTGTAAGAGACGAGCTCTGGCTGAATGCTTTTCCACAATctttacatttgtaaggtttctctccagtgtgtgtTCTCTGATGACGAATAAGGGCTGAGCGGTCACTGAAGGCTTTGGCACAATCGTtgcatttatagggtttctcccCAGTGTGAGTTCTCTGGTGCTGAGTCAGGGCTGAGCAGTAGccaaaggctttcccacattcgtTACACTCGTAAGGCCGCTCCCCAGTATGAGTCCTCTGGTGCTGAATAAGACCTGACCGATcactaaaggctttgccacattcattacacttatagggtttctctccagtgtgaatgaCCTGATGCTGGGTAAGGAATGTGCTTTGgctgaaggccttcccacattcgTTACActcataaggtttctctccagtatgaattcgcTGATGTTGAGTGAGGTATGAACTCTGGTTAAAGGCCTTCCCGCATTCATTGCATTcgtagggtttttctccagtatgaatgaTGTGATGCCGAATAAGGGCTGAGCGGtgactgaaggctttcccacactcatggcattcatagggcttctctccagtatgaattctctggtGCAGAGTAAGGTGTATGCTCTGgctaaaggctttcccacactccttacattcatagggtttttctccggtgtgaattctctgatgtaaGACAAAAGCTGAGTAGTAACTGAAGGCTTTCTCACACTCACTGCATTTCCAAGGTTTCTTTCCTGCACAAATTCTCTCATGCctaattatttctgaattttgttttaagttatttttaaatgactcacaATGATGTAGTCTCTCTCCCTGCTGCTGAACGAGTAAGGACCTCCGAGTGCAACTTCTTCTAAATTCATCAAATTGGTAACTTCTCTCCCTAGAAGATTTCTGAGTGACAGTGTCTTGTATTAAATGTTTCTCATGGTTTTCCTGCTGGCTCTCTATAGAATCCTCACGTTCACTAGAACCTTCCTTTGAAAATCTTACAATTAACACCCCAGGGGCCGATTCTTCTTCAGAAATACCCTTTTCTGGAGTGAGCTCCTTGCTTTCTGGTATTGTTTCCCAGTCTGAAATAAGCAAAAATACACACGTGTATCATTTCCTACCCTGGGAGAAAAATAACTGCTGGGGTAGGAAATTAATGAGACATGTTTGTTAAGAATATTTACAGGGAACACATGAACTTCAAAGCTCTCAAAAATAGTCTTGCAATCTTGGgagaacacaagaaaaaaaagatgactggACAAAGAAGTACAGCTGCGTAAAAGGAGAGTGTGTACAGGTACTCAACGTTCCCCTATGCAGCAGGataggaaataacaaaaaataacagaacgAGACTAACAAGAggtgatgtggagaaatagcagatttttaaaaaaggatttagaGGAGACAGGGCTAGGATCAGAGAAAGATGGTCTTCCAAAGACTCACTGTACCCATCTGACCAGAGCCTTATCATTTCATGCCTCAAGAATGACCATCTTTACCTAATCTCCTTGCCACCAATCCTTTCCTACTCTAATATGTCCCAACCACTGCTAAAAGACTAATTGCTGAAAACCATCTCCCTTTCACAAAAATCTGTTGCTTCTACTGTCTCAAGATGAGACACAAATTCTAGAAGCTAGCATTCAACATGGTCCAGGTCTACAAACTCAAATGAGCACAAAGCTTATTAACTGGAAAGCAATTAATCATCTCTGATTGCTTACCATCACCCTAGACCCAGCAAACTGGAAAGAGTAAAACAgaaccaagaagaaagaaaaaagagagaaaggaacgaaagagaaaaacagcagtGTGTTGGGAGAGGAAGGTTGAAACTCCATGTGTTCAGATTAGTCCCCAACCTCTCAAGATACCTGCCCCAAGTTCCTGGGCTTCCTAGTAAGAATTTGAGGGGGAAAAGCTTCAttgctaaaaatgtttaaatcctTGCAAGCTTAAACGATCTTTAATATCCATTCCAATCATGTCTCtacatgaaataaattaatgcaaTACAGTGTTCTCAACTAGTATACTCAGGGAAGTGCCTGGGATTTTAAAGGACAAATAGGTAGAAGAGGTTAAAGGCAAATGGACTTCCAGCTAAGGGGAGTGTAAAAATTAAAGCCCCAAATGTTCACGAAGAACACACGGTTAGTGGAGGACACTGAGGGACTTGCCTATCTGATGTTAAGAGTtcaagctggccgggcgcggtggctcaagcctgtaatcccagcactttgggaggccgaggcgggtggatcacgaggtcaggagatcgagactatcctggctaacatggtgaaaccccgtctctactaaaaatacaaaaaactagccgggcgtggtggcgggcgcctatagtctcagctacttgggaggctgaggcgggagaatggcgtgaacccgggaggcggagcttgcagtgagccgagatcacgccactgcactccagcctgggagcacagcgagactccgtctcaaaaaaaaaaaaaaaagagttcaagctGAAGAACAGAGAAGGCAAAAAAGTTAGGTAGGTAGACTAACAACGGCTTTGAAAGCAGGTAGAGGAATACAGAACTGGCAGAGGAAGCAACTCATTGGGGCATCTAGCAGTAGTATGCTGCCTCAATTTTACAAGGATAAGAGTTAAGAAAGTATAATTAACCAATAGTCTATTGCAGTAATCCAGTTTGACAGAAGTAACAGGGTCAAATCCATAACATCTTTCAAAAAAGTTACTAGGACTTAATAGCTATCCTTTGCTTAGCATATAGCCAGGTACTGTTTAAAACATTTCTCTTGGATTATTTCCTTTGATCGTCACCACAACAGTATAAGCTCTGTGCTGTCACTATCCCCATTTCACCACTGGGGAAATTTAAGTCACAGAACACAAGTCACCTGTTAAAGGTCACAAAGCTAATGAGTAGCTAAGATCGGGTTTAAACCAAGGGAGCTTAGTTCCAAAGTCTGCAGTCTTAACCATCATGCCATGCCGCCTCTGCTTAGACAGAGAAGGTGGCAAGGGAAAACCCAGAGATGAATTTACATTCATTGATCTGAGACTCAAAAACATGGCGTTCGGCAAAGATAAAATGACACGTGGAAAATTCTGGTTTAGAGCCTTGAACCCTAGCAAGTTATTAACAAACATTAAAATGTTGGTTTCATTGCACCTTATTTGGGAAAAAGAATTGGTTTGAAAGAGTAGAAAGTATTTACTttctaaaaaatcaaattataacttTATAAACAGATCACCATAAACGGAGCTAGAATGTGGCACAGGGGAGAGACAGGGACTTCACCTTTTCCATGGGTCTAGCAATATCTGGACAGGCTCCTCCTCCATAAGCATTTCCATGGACAATCTGGGTTTTACTCGCACCGTTTTCAACACTCACGCACCTGGAGCGGCTGCTTTTGAAACTTCTCTCTTCAGTTCCTCCTCATGCTCCAACTGAGAGATTACATCAGGTGTGGAAATTGGAAGCCCTATtcatagggaaagaaaaaggagtctGGTAAAGACCTCAGTGTTCGTTCCTTGGTCTTCAGGAACATggtaagagagggagagagtgaggtCAGTTCTCCATTTCTTCCTCGACAGTGCTCATGAGGTAGGAAGATTGATAGGGGGTTGAGTCCCTTATCAATTTTACCTCCCCCTATTTAAAGAATAAGCATCCATTCTCTTAAGAGTTGTTTTCATTAGCACTTTGTCTCCACATCCTTGGTCAAGGAGTAGAGAAGAAGGATGCTACAGGTCTATAAAATAAAGGTATAGTTTATGTCTAATTCCAGGAGTGTTAAAACTATATCCAGAAACAAAAGGCAGAAATTGCCTGTCTCAGGCCCTACTAGAATTAAGAATCATTGAATATAAGGACCCTGGAGCTCCTAGGAACTGAGGAGACCAAGGTACCACACTGGCTAAAATCACAGGCACTGGGGGAGCCATCCTTACCCAGCAAGACCAGATTCCTGGGCTTCTCAGGCACATCTCCCTGAGGAGAGTTCAGCTGCCTCCACTGGGTGAGAGCCTCGGCCATATCCCTGATCATCAGTTCCTGAAAAACCAAACAGATTGGTGCTCACCAACGAGCCTCCTTATAGAGGCCTCTGAAGAGGGCTAAAGCTGACAGCacaggaggaggaagacaggaaggataAAAAGAGGACAGACAACATGGCCTCGGCCACCCTTTCCAGTACTAACATTCTCTGGTGAATTTGTAGTCCACTGACTCACTCTTTGCCTCCAGGCAACAGAAATGCATATTACCTGCAAGTAGGAAGGAAAGCACCTTCAATGTAAGACTTGAAGGTATGAACTTCttagtttatttattaataaattgcAGACCTACAGAATTTGCTACTACTTatataggaaaagggggagaaaaatgtaatgatgaattaaatattttccttatggtatagtttttaaaacatacGGGGTTCAAGAAATTGAAGTATTGTTTTCTCTAGTTTTCCTAAGAATGAAATCAGTTCCATACATACTAAAAATTAAGATGTTTCCTACACGTCACAGAATATAGGCTTATTTGTAAAACAGTATCTGAAGCCCAAAATATTACGAAAGTTCCCAGAGTGTTCTTGTCATTTTTCACAATGACCCTGATCAGTCTGCCCCTGCCCCCCAGCTGGTGGCGTTCTTTCATTTGCTTGAAGTGTGTGTCCTGTTCCCTTTGGCCCCTTTACACATCCTGCTTCCCATTCCTGAATATTCCGCCCCCTGCCCCATCCTTTCAGCAATGTGAATCCTTCTCtcccttcagatctcagctcaggTGTTACTCaggggaagccttccctgaccctccTGTGAGAACACatgttccttcccttcccttgggTTGTACACATAGAGGAGACCTTGTGACTAACATCAGCTCCACAGGAGCAGAGGCCAGGTCTGTTTTTGTTCACTGAAGCAGCCCTAGTACTTGGCACAGAGTAGAAACTctgtaaatattcattgaatatttgaatgaagaaaggaaggaaggaacaagaaTTAATAGAAACAAGTTTAAATGGGGTGTTCTATAAAAGCGTGCATGGGCACAGAAGTGGGGAGGAGAACAGAAGCATATTAAACATAGAAAACAGTGCAGGAGTATTTAGCCTAACCTTCTTCTAGATGACAGGCACAAAGTTTAGTTTGTTtactaaaatattgaaataaggGAGTAGAGCAGGTAACGCTCTTTTGAATCTGTTACTGCTGCTAAGATAAATgtctaataatttttcaaattctattttttaaatttctgtgcaACTACAGTTTAACTTAAGAGTAAAATAAACCAGTACCTTGGGTTAGCAAATGAATCAGTTTTACAGCTCTTTAAATTACCACTTGGGCCACAGCCCcttgaatgaatatatatatatatatatatatatatatatatatatatatgacggtaaattttgtttgtattcaGCTTTCTAATGTATATTTCATagtctttcaaaaattattagtaaaacaATGCACCTAATGACATAAAGCTAAAAGAACCACCTACTCTGAAAATCCTCTGCCCAAAATACACTCTTAAACACTTTAAGTAAGAAATCCCACACATAAGGTCATACGCCTCAGGAGTAATCAGCACAAGTAATATAACGTGCACCATCTTCGTTCTGTACAAACAATGCTAACACCAACAGACTAACAGGCAGGCCCTCAGACTTCAGTTCCCTAAGAAAACCTCAGCAATCTACTCACTTCAGTGCCTGTGCCAGGGTCGGAAGGCACAGGCAGGCCAATCAGACACTGTCAGCAGGCGCTACTGACTTTCTCTCCCCTCATCTCTCTGAACGCCATTTACAAATTCACAGATCAAAATCAATACTGGCATTTTCTCCTATGGTTTTATAAGGATCATCAGTACCTGTATGCTTAGGCCTGGTGTGATGGAAACAAAGAGTCCCAGCACCTGAACCAAAGGGTCTGCCAATCTCCCACTGTCTTGGCCAGATCTTACAGAAGCATCTTTACGAATCTTCTCTCTCCAATCAGCTACGGCATGTTTTGTCCTGCTGGGCCTCTAAAAACCTTCATGGGGCCGTCATTTACCTCTGGAATAAGACTGAGTGTAGACTGTCCTGGGGTCTGGGTACAACACAGCCAAGCTTCCCTCACCACAGTCTAGGTCTCCCCACAGCGACTCACACATCCATACATCCTTGAAAGACCTCCAACTCCCTCATcatttgaagactttttttttctttttttggccaaAGCTGTTCTCTCTTGGAATACTCCCTTATTCTACCCTCCGACTACTCAATCTCTCTTGTTTTTCAAAGTACAGTTTTTATCCTACACTTCTCCCAAACAgatgattaaaagaaaatctctttcAGAGACTTTTATGACTTGTCTGGACCGATCATTTCTAcgtttaaaaaatatctatttcctcatgtttattttatctatatatcTCTCACTGCCTTAGTAAACTCCACGACGCAGGAGCAAGTGGCTTTTACTTCTTTGCACCTCACCAAGGCCAATTACAGTACTGAGTGTGTGTGCAGCAAACATTCAGTGGGTAGGGAGAAAGCAACGCTAGGAAGAGAGTCCTGCACAACCGAAGACCACTTCCTGTGGGGTTCCTCAGTCATCAGTTTATCAGGATGAACCCAGTGGTCTAGGAATCAGGGCTGAGCAATTCCCTAACAATGGAAGGAAATATATCCTTGCTCtgagaacagaaggaaaaaaaaaaagaagaaatctaaacTTACTTGGGACCCAGGGGTCAGCAGCACAGCAGTCACGTCATTTTCTTTTGGGTTTCCAGCATGGAGAAGGTCTGAGTCCTCAAAAAGTGATCCTAAAAGTGGAGACAGGAGCCATGACGATTACTCTTTCCTTGCAATAAACTAGCAGGAAGTGCCACACACCAGCTAGTTGTCATCTAAGAAGAGTCAACACTGGGAACCAAAGGACAATCGCATAATATCCTTTAATCAAGACAGCCTTGACCATTGCTGCCTCAGGCTCCTCCTGTTCTCCTCTGCCCTTAAGCTCCAGTAGACTGAGCATCTAGAcatataaattaaacatatttttatcttgCATGTGCTAAGTAGTCAAAATAATACTCCAAGTCTTTGTATGTCCATGCCTCAGTGATTCACCTCTGTTGTATTTCAGGCTCCCAGGATGAACGAAGACGAGTTAAATTCTTTTTGAACATTGGCTTTTCAGATATTGATACAATACCGACTGACTCAGAAAAGCGAAGGGTCTTACGGAagaaccaccaccaccagcaaaaacaaaccaagatTGTAAACAAACTCCGTGACTTCTCAAATCTCCGCCTTCCCTTCTTTCCAAAAGGGTCAGATAGTCCCTTCCTACTGCCTGATGGGGCTCCTCTAACATCGAAAGACAAGTCCTTATCAAAAGCCAAACTTCAGATGTGTTGGTATCTTCCCTTGGGCAAGGGAGGCGTCCAGCGCCTACAGACCAGGAGGGCAATGGAAGTGGCGGGCTGTCCCTCAAAACCCCACGTGAGACCGCCCAGCGGGAAGGGGCTCGTGACGCTACTCCTTCCTGAGCCTGCCCCacactttctccctttctccctctccagcGGGCACCAAGGCCGCCTCACTCCCAAATCCtcacctctgcccccaggttccATGGAGACTCCTTCCTCCAGCCCGCGCTGGAGGCAACCGCCGCGGGGGAAGGGGCCGGGGGTCCGCCGCTCGCGTCCCCCAAGAGGCCCGGAACGCACGCGCTGGCGGCCCGGCGCCCCCACCCGGGGGTCCTCCCGCCACCCTCCTCCCGGGCACTCAGACTGAAAGGGGATGCGCTCAGCCCTCCTCCACCCTGGGTTCGACCTCCAGCCACACACCGGCAAGCGGAGCCCGACTACAAAGGCATCTAACCGCCGGCTGCGACGCCTAGCGCCGGCCAACTGTGAGGCCGAACTACCACTCCCAGAATCCTCCGCGGGGCGCGGCTGGCGGCCGTCACGCCCAACGCCGCTTCCCAGAGGACCCCGCGGCCGCCTGCGCCCCGGGCTGCGTTTCTTGGCGCCGCGCGCGCCTGACCGGCTTGGAGGAGCGTTCGGCAGCTGGCGAATCCCTGCCCGTGGCTGTCGAAGGGCCGCTCCTCCTTCAGTGCCGACTGTGGGCGGCGGACGCGCCAAACCCCGCCTGGCGTGGGACTTTCGCGTCCCCGCTACGGTGACGGCGGAAGGCGCGCCCCTGACCCACGTGGGATCCTTCCCGGGCTGCCGTGCTCCCTCGGAGGGGAGGCGCCCGGCGGCGTCCCTGCTGCTGCGCCTCCATGCGTTGGCCCTTCGCGGCGGGCACAGAGGGGATCTCAGTTTAAAGTAAGCAGGGATGTTTGTTCCATATTGCACCTcggaataaagaaaaatggaatttcaaTCCCGAAATCACCTCAACCCCAACAACAGCCACGTCTCCAAGAAGAACCAGTAAACTAGGGCTGCTGCCCCAAGGAGGCTGGAGCCTGGAGGTCTTGCAGACTCCCCAGGAGCTCTAGGGGTGGGCGGGTCTTCAGGCTAGGGCGTGTTTTCACTTACCTTCCCACGTTAAAGTGCGTGGAACTGTGCAGTTCCGATTCCCAAGAGAAAATCTAATTAGCGATGTCCTTGTTTGGATACAAGCCACAATGTCCAATTGACCTTTCTCCAACAGAATCTCCAATTTTTAGATAGGCTTAAGGCTTCCCAAGGCTTATCATTATTCCTGCCCTTGCCCTCCCCAGCACCCCCAGCCCCTTGCTGCCTGGAACATAGTGAATCATCATAGGCCGTGTGAACTAGTTTGCACCCTAGGGATGGTAAACCAACAAGGTAGAAGGAACGGAGCCCCGAGTAATTTGTTGGAACAGAGCTTGGGCTTTGGCATGAGAGAGATGCAGACTTCTATTTTGTATAAGCCAGTATTATTTTGGGTTTCTTCTGCAGAGATAACCACGCGTATCTCTAACTGGTCCATAGATTGGCTATATTTGGTACAGGCAGCTAGGGCTGGTGGGGATAAAGGACATGTGGTAGAGACACAGCCGTACCAGCTCAAATGGCAGCCAAAGGGAGtctccccacccttccctccGCAGGAGATATGGGATGGGCAGTTTCCTTCAGAAGATGCTTCGTATGAAAGACACCACTCGCTGATGTTGTTACAGAAACCCCAGGGATAAGGTCTAGGCCCTGCAGCTTGCTGCACaaaaaagccaatcactgagaggagtattgccaaggaagaaggctttagtcaggtgctgcagccaaggagatgggagaccAGCtgcaaatccatctccctgacctaCAAAAACCAGGGGtctatatagcagggaagaaatgtgacCGTGTGGGGGGAACAGGAATGAGGGAGACataaggaagcaatcatgatgatgAGGGGTCTGGTGTATCCTTGTCTGGATGCCGTCATCTGGtgtgtttcagttctttgatacttttttttttcatcaaatgcTCTCTCAGAATCACCTTTTGATACTTTTTTGAGAGGCCTGAGGatctttcctgaggaaggaactatAATAAAACAGTATAAGCTTCAAACTTTAAGACCAGAGAGTctgccgggcgaggtggctcatgtctataatcccagcactttgggaggctgaggcgggtggatcacttgaggtcaggaattcaagaccagcctggccaacatggtgaaaccccatctctactaaaaatagaaaaattagccaggcttggtggcacacgcctgtaatcccagctacttgggaggctgaggcaggagaatcgcttgaacccaggaggcggaggttgcagtgagccaagatcatgccagtgcactccaacctgggcaactccattgtgagactccgtctgggaaaaaaaaaaaaaaaaaaaaaaaatcactttctatGTATATCCAAAATAAAGTCTATGGGACTACTGGGCTGGTTTCAATGTGTCAGGAGCACCCCTTTCTTTTTGTTGCTAATCATCCCCATCACAGATATCCCTTCTTTGTTACCACGTCAATTGTCAGTCCTCATCTCACTTTATTAATAGGTAATAACACTTGGCTGCTCCCTGCTCCTGGAAATACTTTCTGGTTTTCTTCGTCCTTGACTGGTCACTTTTTCTCAATCTCATTAGGTATTTCCTCTTCTCCCCACCTCTAAACCAGTGTTTTCCAAACAACAGTCATGCATCGCTTAACAACCAGGATACCCTCAGAGAAATGCATTTTTAGGTGATTTTGttcttgtgtgaacatcatagaatgtattTATGAAAACCTAGACTGTATCACCTACTGCACACCCAGGCTATATGGCATAGCCTATTGCGCCAAAGCTATAAACATGTACAGCAGGTTATGTGGTGAAGACTGTAGGtcattgtaacacaatggtatttgtgtatctaaacataacaTAGGATACAGCATATCCTGtgcacctgtatagggcacttaccatgattGGAGCTTGCAAGACTGGAAGTTACTCTGTTACCAAAACACTGTCATCTCCTAGGATAGCAATGCCTGCTTCCAGGATAACTCCCGAAGGACCtctctgaggctgttttacagttaactttttttcttgtagGTCTAGGTCCTGCCACTTACAGCACAGGAAGCCAATGACTGAGACCATGATCTCACCGCACAGGAAGCCAATGACTGAGATGATTATTGGGCGATGCAGCCTGGAAGATGGGAGGTCAGTATCAAATCCATCTCCTTGACcccctgaagttaggagtttatatagcagggaagaaatgtaacaatgtgtggGAAAATAGGAACTCAGGAGAGGTAGGATGGCAATCATGATGCATGAGAGGCGTGGTGTCTCACTGTCTGAGTGTAGTGGTCTGGTGAGTTTCccttctttgatactttttttttgagaagaagtttctctcttgttgcccaggctggagtgcagtggcacgatcttggctcactgcaatctccgcctccccaggttcaagcggttctcctgcctcagcctcctgagtagctgggataacaggcgcctgccaccacacccggctaattttttgtatttttagtagagatggggtttcatcatgttgaccaggctggtctcgaactcctgacctcaggtgatccacccatctcggcctcctaaagtgcagggattagaggcgtgagccaccgtgcccaacctgttCTTTGATACTTTTGAGACGCCTGAAGttctttcctgaggaaggaactcagacaaaacaaatttcagtTTCAAACTTTAAGACTAGAAGGGACACAttctatgtttatcaaaaaaaaaaaaaaaaaaaaaaaaaccttgtctATGGGACTATTGGGTGGGTTTCAGCTCTGGGTGTGTCATtgaatggtgagtgaatgtgaaggcctatgacattactatacactactgtagactttataactATTGCACACTTAggctacattaaatttataaaaagaattgcCCTTCAATAAGTTAccttttctggccaggtgtggtggcgggcagatcacctatcaggagttcaagtccagcctggccaacatggcgaaaccccgtctctactaaaaatacaaaaattagccgggcgtggtggcacatgcctgtaatcccagttactttggaggctgtgagacaggagaatctcttgaacccaggaggcaaaggttgcagtgagccgagatcgcgccactgcactccagcctgggcaacagaggaacactccatcttaaaaaaaaaagaagaagaagaagaaaaagaaaagaaaaagctaagaactaaggcacaaacacacacattagcctaggcctatgCAAGGTCAGGGTCTTCAatctcactgtcttccaccttcaTAGCTTGTCCCAGTGGAAGGTCTTCAAGGGCAGTAacaggcatggagctgtcatctcctgggATAGCAATGCCTGCTTCTGGGATACCTCCCAAAGGACCtctctgaggctgttttacagttttacagtta
It encodes:
- the LOC101022738 gene encoding zinc finger protein 79-like, which encodes MDQANAWRRSSRDAAGRLPSEGARQPGKDPTWVRGAPSAVTVAGTRKSHARRGLARPPPTVGTEGGAALRQPRAGIRQLPNAPPSRSGARGAKKRSPGRRRPRGPLGSGVGRDGRQPRPAEDSGSGSSASQLAGARRRSRRLDAFVVGLRLPVCGWRSNPGWRRAERIPFQSECPGGGWREDPRVGAPGRQRVRSGPLGGRERRTPGPFPRGGCLQRGLEEGVSMEPGGRGSLFEDSDLLHAGNPKENDVTAVLLTPGSQELMIRDMAEALTQWRQLNSPQGDVPEKPRNLVLLGLPISTPDVISQLEHEEELKREVSKAAAPDWETIPESKELTPEKGISEEESAPGVLIVRFSKEGSSEREDSIESQQENHEKHLIQDTVTQKSSRERSYQFDEFRRSCTRRSLLVQQQGERLHHCESFKNNLKQNSEIIRHERICAGKKPWKCSECEKAFSYYSAFVLHQRIHTGEKPYECKECGKAFSQSIHLTLHQRIHTGEKPYECHECGKAFSHRSALIRHHIIHTGEKPYECNECGKAFNQSSYLTQHQRIHTGEKPYECNECGKAFSQSTFLTQHQVIHTGEKPYKCNECGKAFSDRSGLIQHQRTHTGERPYECNECGKAFGYCSALTQHQRTHTGEKPYKCNDCAKAFSDRSALIRHQRTHTGEKPYKCKDCGKAFSQSSSLTKHQKTHTGEKPYKCKECGKAFSQSSSLSQHQKTHAGVKTKKYVQAFSEHLTFGQHKRIHTG